Proteins from one Capricornis sumatraensis isolate serow.1 chromosome 2, serow.2, whole genome shotgun sequence genomic window:
- the LOC138073846 gene encoding protein argonaute-1 isoform X1, giving the protein MEAGPSGAAAGAYLPPLQQVFQAPRRPGIGTVGKPIKLLANYFEVDIPKIDVYHYEVDIKPDKCPRRVNREVVEYMVQHFKPQIFGDRKPVYDGKKNIYTVTALPIGNERVDFEVTIPGEGKDRIFKVSIKWLAIVSWRMLHEALVSGQIPVPLESVQALDVAMRHLASMRYTPVGRSFFSPPEGYYHPLGGGREVWFGFHQSVRPAMWKMMLNIDVSATAFYKAQPVIEFMCEVLDIRNIDEQPKALTDSQRVRFTKEIKGLKVEVTHCGQMKRKYRVCNVTRRPASHQTFPLQLESGQTVECTVAQYFKQKYNLQLKYPHLPCLQVGQEQKHTYLPLEVCNIVAGQRCIKKLTDNQTSTMIKATARSAPDRQEEISRLMKNASYNLDPYIQEFGIKVKDDMTEVTGRVLPAPILQYGGRNRAIATPNQGVWDMRGKQFYNGIEIKVWAIACFAPQKQCREEVLKNFTDQLRKISKDAGMPIQGQPCFCKYAQGADSVEPMFRHLKNTYSGLQLIIVILPGKTPVYAEVKRVGDTLLGMATQCVQVKNVVKTSPQTLSNLCLKINVKLGGINNILVPHQRSAVFQQPVIFLGADVTHPPAGDGKKPSITAVVGSMDAHPSRYCATVRVQRPRQEIIEDLSYMVRELLIQFYKSTRFKPTRIIFYRDGVPEGQLPQILHYELLAIRDACIKLEKDYQPGITYIVVQKRHHTRLFCADKNERIGKSGNIPAGTTVDTNITHPFEFDFYLCSHAGIQGTSRPSHYYVLWDDNRFTADELQILTYQLCHTYVRCTRSVSIPAPAYYARLVAFRARYHLVDKEHDSGEGSHISGQSNGRDPQALAKAVQVHQDTLRTMYFA; this is encoded by the exons ATGGAAGCGGGACCCTCGGGAGCAG CTGCAGGTGCCTACCTGCCCCCCCTGCAGCAGGTGTTCCAGGCACCTCGCCGGCCTGGCATTGGCACTGTGGGGAAACCAATCAAGCTCCTGGCCAATTACTTTGAAGTGGACATCCCTAAGATTGACGTCTATCACTACGAAGTGGATATCAAGCCAGATAAGTGTCCTCGCAGAGTCAACCG GGAAGTGGTGGAATACATGGTCCAGCATTTCAAGCCTCAGATATTTGGTGACCGCAAGCCCGTGTATGATGGAAAGAAGAACATTTACACTGTCACAGCACTGCCTATTGGCAATGAACGG GTTGACTTTGAGGTGAcaatccctggggaagggaaggatCGAATCTTCAAGGTCTCCATCAAGTGGCTGGCCATTGTGAGCTGGCGCATGCTGCATGAAGCCTTGGTCAGTGGCCAGATCCCTGTTCCCCTGGAGTCTGTGCAAGCCCTGGATGTAGCCATGAGGCACCTGGCATCCATGAG GTACACCCCTGTGGGCCGCTCCTTCTTCTCACCGCCTGAGGGCTACTACCACCCGCTGGGGGGTGGGCGCGAGGTCTGGTTCGGCTTTCACCAGTCTGTGCGCCCTGCCATGTGGAAGATGATGCTCAACATTGATG TCTCAGCCACTGCCTTCTACAAGGCACAGCCAGTGATTGAGTTCATGTGTGAGGTGCTCGACATCAGGAACATAGATGAGCAGCCCAAAGCCCTCACGGACTCTCAGCGTGTGCGCTTCACCAAGGAGATCAAGG GCCTGAAGGTGGAAGTGACCCACTGTggacaaatgaagaggaaataccGCGTGTGTAATGTTACCCGCCGTCCTGCCAGCCATCAGAC GTTtcctctgcagctagagagtggacagactgtggagtgcacagtGGCCCAGTATTTCAAGCAGAAATATAACCTGCAGCTCAAGTATCCCCACCTGCCTTGCCTGCAAGTTGGCCAGGAACAAAAGCATACCTACCTGCCCCTAGAG GTCTGTAACATTGTGGCTGGGCAGCGCTGCATTAAGAAGCTGACTGACAACCAGACTTCAACCATGATAAAGGCTACAGCTAGATCGGCCCCAGACAGACAAGAGGAGATTAGCCGCCTG ATGAAGAATGCCAGCTACAACCTAGATCCGTACATCCAGGAATTTGGGATCAAGGTGAAGGATGACATGACGGAGGTGACGGGACGAGTGCTGCCGGCGCCCATCTTGCAGTATGGCGGCCGG AACCGGGCCATTGCCACACCCAATCAGGGTGTCTGGGACATGCGGGGGAAACAGTTCTACAATGGCATTGAGATCAAAGTCTGGGCCATCGCCTGCTTCGCACCCCAAAAACAGTGTCGAGAAGAAGTGCTCAA GAACTTCACGGACCAGCTGCGGAAGATTTCCAAGGACGCAGGGATGCCCATCCAGGGCCAGCCTTGCTTCTGCAAATACGCGCAGGGGGCAGACAGTGTGGAGCCCATGTTCCGGCATCTCAAGAACACCTACTCAGGGCTGCAGCTCATTATTGTCATCCTGCCCGGGAAGACGCCAGTGTATG CTGAAGTGAAACGTGTTGGAGATACTCTGTTGGGAATGGCTACACAGTGTGTGCAAGTGAAGAACGTGGTCAAGACCTCGCCTCAGACTCTGTCTAACCTTTGCCTGAAGATCAATGTCAAACTTGGTGGCATTAACAACATCCTAGTCCCACACCAGCG CTCTGCAGTCTTTCAACAACCAGTGATATTCCTGGGAGCAGATGTTACACACCCACCAGCAGGGGATGGGAAAAAACCTTCCATCACAGCA GTGGTAGGCAGCATGGATGCCCACCCCAGCCGTTACTGTGCTACTGTGCGGGTGCAGAGACCACGGCAGGAGATCATTGAAGACTTATCCTACATGGTACGTGAGCTGCTCATCCAGTTCTACAAGTCCACACGCTTCAAGCCTACCCGCATCATCTTCTACCGAGATGGGGTTCCTGAAGGCCAGCTTCCCCAG ATCCTCCACTATGAGCTGCTGGCCATTCGTGATGCCTGCATCAAACTGGAAAAGGACTACCAGCCCGGAATCACTTATATTGTGGTGCAGAAACGCCATCACACCCGCCTTTTTTGTGCTGACAAGAATGAGCGA ATTGGGAAGAGTGGTAACATCCCAGCTGGGACCACTGTGGACACCAACATCACCCACCCATTTGAGTTTGACTTCTATCTGTGCAGCCACGCAGGCATCCAG GGCACCAGCCGACCATCCCATTACTATGTCCTTTGGGATGACAACCGTTTCACAGCGGATGAGCTCCAGATCTTGACGTACCAGCTGTGCCACACTTATGTACGATGCACACGCTCCGTCTCAATTCCAGCACCTGCCTACTATGCCCGCTTGGTGGCTTTCCGGGCACGATACCACCTAGTGGACAAAGAGCATGACAG tggaGAGGGGAGCCACATATCGGGGCAGAGCAATGGGCGGGACCCCCAGGCCCTGGCCAAAGCCGTGCAGGTTCACCAGGATACTCTGCGCACCATGTACTTCGCTTGA
- the LOC138073846 gene encoding protein argonaute-1 isoform X2: protein MVQHFKPQIFGDRKPVYDGKKNIYTVTALPIGNERVDFEVTIPGEGKDRIFKVSIKWLAIVSWRMLHEALVSGQIPVPLESVQALDVAMRHLASMRYTPVGRSFFSPPEGYYHPLGGGREVWFGFHQSVRPAMWKMMLNIDVSATAFYKAQPVIEFMCEVLDIRNIDEQPKALTDSQRVRFTKEIKGLKVEVTHCGQMKRKYRVCNVTRRPASHQTFPLQLESGQTVECTVAQYFKQKYNLQLKYPHLPCLQVGQEQKHTYLPLEVCNIVAGQRCIKKLTDNQTSTMIKATARSAPDRQEEISRLMKNASYNLDPYIQEFGIKVKDDMTEVTGRVLPAPILQYGGRNRAIATPNQGVWDMRGKQFYNGIEIKVWAIACFAPQKQCREEVLKNFTDQLRKISKDAGMPIQGQPCFCKYAQGADSVEPMFRHLKNTYSGLQLIIVILPGKTPVYAEVKRVGDTLLGMATQCVQVKNVVKTSPQTLSNLCLKINVKLGGINNILVPHQRSAVFQQPVIFLGADVTHPPAGDGKKPSITAVVGSMDAHPSRYCATVRVQRPRQEIIEDLSYMVRELLIQFYKSTRFKPTRIIFYRDGVPEGQLPQILHYELLAIRDACIKLEKDYQPGITYIVVQKRHHTRLFCADKNERGTSRPSHYYVLWDDNRFTADELQILTYQLCHTYVRCTRSVSIPAPAYYARLVAFRARYHLVDKEHDSGEGSHISGQSNGRDPQALAKAVQVHQDTLRTMYFA from the exons ATGGTCCAGCATTTCAAGCCTCAGATATTTGGTGACCGCAAGCCCGTGTATGATGGAAAGAAGAACATTTACACTGTCACAGCACTGCCTATTGGCAATGAACGG GTTGACTTTGAGGTGAcaatccctggggaagggaaggatCGAATCTTCAAGGTCTCCATCAAGTGGCTGGCCATTGTGAGCTGGCGCATGCTGCATGAAGCCTTGGTCAGTGGCCAGATCCCTGTTCCCCTGGAGTCTGTGCAAGCCCTGGATGTAGCCATGAGGCACCTGGCATCCATGAG GTACACCCCTGTGGGCCGCTCCTTCTTCTCACCGCCTGAGGGCTACTACCACCCGCTGGGGGGTGGGCGCGAGGTCTGGTTCGGCTTTCACCAGTCTGTGCGCCCTGCCATGTGGAAGATGATGCTCAACATTGATG TCTCAGCCACTGCCTTCTACAAGGCACAGCCAGTGATTGAGTTCATGTGTGAGGTGCTCGACATCAGGAACATAGATGAGCAGCCCAAAGCCCTCACGGACTCTCAGCGTGTGCGCTTCACCAAGGAGATCAAGG GCCTGAAGGTGGAAGTGACCCACTGTggacaaatgaagaggaaataccGCGTGTGTAATGTTACCCGCCGTCCTGCCAGCCATCAGAC GTTtcctctgcagctagagagtggacagactgtggagtgcacagtGGCCCAGTATTTCAAGCAGAAATATAACCTGCAGCTCAAGTATCCCCACCTGCCTTGCCTGCAAGTTGGCCAGGAACAAAAGCATACCTACCTGCCCCTAGAG GTCTGTAACATTGTGGCTGGGCAGCGCTGCATTAAGAAGCTGACTGACAACCAGACTTCAACCATGATAAAGGCTACAGCTAGATCGGCCCCAGACAGACAAGAGGAGATTAGCCGCCTG ATGAAGAATGCCAGCTACAACCTAGATCCGTACATCCAGGAATTTGGGATCAAGGTGAAGGATGACATGACGGAGGTGACGGGACGAGTGCTGCCGGCGCCCATCTTGCAGTATGGCGGCCGG AACCGGGCCATTGCCACACCCAATCAGGGTGTCTGGGACATGCGGGGGAAACAGTTCTACAATGGCATTGAGATCAAAGTCTGGGCCATCGCCTGCTTCGCACCCCAAAAACAGTGTCGAGAAGAAGTGCTCAA GAACTTCACGGACCAGCTGCGGAAGATTTCCAAGGACGCAGGGATGCCCATCCAGGGCCAGCCTTGCTTCTGCAAATACGCGCAGGGGGCAGACAGTGTGGAGCCCATGTTCCGGCATCTCAAGAACACCTACTCAGGGCTGCAGCTCATTATTGTCATCCTGCCCGGGAAGACGCCAGTGTATG CTGAAGTGAAACGTGTTGGAGATACTCTGTTGGGAATGGCTACACAGTGTGTGCAAGTGAAGAACGTGGTCAAGACCTCGCCTCAGACTCTGTCTAACCTTTGCCTGAAGATCAATGTCAAACTTGGTGGCATTAACAACATCCTAGTCCCACACCAGCG CTCTGCAGTCTTTCAACAACCAGTGATATTCCTGGGAGCAGATGTTACACACCCACCAGCAGGGGATGGGAAAAAACCTTCCATCACAGCA GTGGTAGGCAGCATGGATGCCCACCCCAGCCGTTACTGTGCTACTGTGCGGGTGCAGAGACCACGGCAGGAGATCATTGAAGACTTATCCTACATGGTACGTGAGCTGCTCATCCAGTTCTACAAGTCCACACGCTTCAAGCCTACCCGCATCATCTTCTACCGAGATGGGGTTCCTGAAGGCCAGCTTCCCCAG ATCCTCCACTATGAGCTGCTGGCCATTCGTGATGCCTGCATCAAACTGGAAAAGGACTACCAGCCCGGAATCACTTATATTGTGGTGCAGAAACGCCATCACACCCGCCTTTTTTGTGCTGACAAGAATGAGCGA GGCACCAGCCGACCATCCCATTACTATGTCCTTTGGGATGACAACCGTTTCACAGCGGATGAGCTCCAGATCTTGACGTACCAGCTGTGCCACACTTATGTACGATGCACACGCTCCGTCTCAATTCCAGCACCTGCCTACTATGCCCGCTTGGTGGCTTTCCGGGCACGATACCACCTAGTGGACAAAGAGCATGACAG tggaGAGGGGAGCCACATATCGGGGCAGAGCAATGGGCGGGACCCCCAGGCCCTGGCCAAAGCCGTGCAGGTTCACCAGGATACTCTGCGCACCATGTACTTCGCTTGA